The Pseudosulfitobacter pseudonitzschiae genome includes a region encoding these proteins:
- a CDS encoding TadE/TadG family type IV pilus assembly protein, which translates to MSVRSPFRWLRRFARDEDGNVAIETIIIIPILFWAYLSMFAIFDAYRQHALNEKAAFTIGDMISRQTTPLDNAYLDGSRALLKYLTRNRGQDPSIRVTSVKYDADNDIYKLDWSHTRGDAVTPLSNTDVKNWHNRLPVMLHNERIVVVETFVYYDPPFNTGLKTRTITNFIFTRPRYTPQVLWAGS; encoded by the coding sequence ATGTCCGTCCGTTCCCCCTTCCGCTGGTTGCGCCGCTTTGCGCGCGACGAAGACGGCAACGTCGCCATCGAGACGATCATCATCATTCCGATCCTGTTCTGGGCCTATCTCAGCATGTTCGCGATCTTTGATGCCTATCGTCAGCACGCGCTGAACGAAAAGGCCGCCTTTACCATCGGTGACATGATCTCGCGGCAAACGACGCCCTTGGACAATGCCTATCTGGATGGAAGCCGCGCGTTGCTGAAATACCTGACCCGCAACCGGGGTCAGGATCCGTCCATTCGAGTCACGTCGGTTAAATATGACGCCGACAATGACATCTACAAACTTGACTGGTCACACACACGCGGCGACGCTGTCACGCCACTCAGCAACACGGATGTCAAAAACTGGCACAACCGTCTGCCCGTGATGCTGCACAACGAACGTATCGTCGTAGTCGAAACATTCGTCTACTATGATCCGCCATTCAACACGGGCCTGAAAACCCGGACGATCACCAATTTTATCTTCACCCGCCCGCGCTATACCCCACAGGTGCTTTGGGCAGGCAGCTAA
- a CDS encoding TadE/TadG family type IV pilus assembly protein has product MTRIPHDTTFGSACVRTNGVAKRLRGFVRDDDGSMTIFACFLLMMMLLVGGIGIDLMRNEMERTRLQNTMDRAVLAAADLDQELSPEAVVTDYFEKSGLGSYLNSVTVNEGLNFRTVTANASTKSPTRFMRLMGVPELHVPAVGQASERIANVEISLVLDISGSMASNSKIYNLRNAASVFVDTVIRPETEDLVSLSLVPYSEHVNVGEAIFNELWTRHIHNFSHCLEIPDAEFSNASFNLSRRYDQMQHFQWNYDGRNNDRSDTVCPRYSYETVTPLSQNAYQLKQQISQFQPRAGTSIFLGMKWATALLDPSFRPVVTSLIGKNDIDSEFTGRPVSYDDIETLKTIILMTDGKNDRSNRIADWAYDSSSDYVHWNNYNFNWYLSRYVNSRDYRYYYESNHYTATQGDYLLDNICDAAKDKGIVIWAIGFEVDEHGANEMKNCASTPSHFFRVEGVEITEAFKAIARTINQLRLTQ; this is encoded by the coding sequence ATGACACGCATTCCACATGACACGACTTTCGGATCGGCCTGTGTGCGCACCAACGGTGTCGCCAAGCGTTTGCGCGGTTTTGTGCGTGACGATGACGGGTCGATGACAATTTTCGCCTGCTTCCTGTTGATGATGATGCTGCTGGTCGGTGGCATCGGCATCGACCTGATGCGCAACGAAATGGAACGCACACGCCTCCAGAACACAATGGACCGCGCGGTGCTGGCCGCTGCGGATCTGGATCAGGAACTGTCCCCAGAAGCGGTTGTCACCGACTATTTCGAAAAATCGGGACTGGGAAGCTATCTGAACAGTGTCACCGTTAACGAGGGTTTGAACTTTCGCACCGTTACGGCAAATGCCTCAACCAAATCGCCGACCCGCTTTATGCGGCTGATGGGCGTGCCCGAATTGCACGTCCCCGCTGTGGGTCAGGCCAGCGAACGCATCGCCAACGTCGAAATTTCGCTGGTGCTCGATATTTCCGGCTCGATGGCATCGAACAGCAAGATCTACAACCTGCGCAACGCAGCTTCGGTCTTTGTCGACACGGTGATCCGCCCCGAAACCGAAGATCTGGTGTCGCTGTCACTGGTGCCCTATTCCGAACACGTGAACGTGGGTGAAGCCATCTTTAACGAGCTTTGGACCAGACATATCCATAACTTTTCCCATTGCCTGGAAATTCCGGATGCGGAATTCAGCAACGCCTCATTCAATCTGTCGCGCCGCTATGACCAGATGCAGCACTTTCAGTGGAACTATGACGGGCGCAACAACGACCGATCGGATACGGTTTGCCCGCGCTATAGCTACGAAACAGTCACACCGCTCAGCCAGAACGCCTACCAGCTGAAACAGCAAATCAGCCAGTTCCAGCCGCGCGCCGGTACGTCGATCTTTCTGGGCATGAAGTGGGCCACCGCCCTGCTGGACCCTTCGTTTCGCCCAGTGGTCACCAGCCTTATCGGGAAAAACGATATCGACAGCGAATTTACAGGGCGTCCGGTTTCCTATGACGATATCGAAACGCTGAAAACCATCATTCTGATGACGGACGGCAAGAACGACCGCTCGAACCGCATCGCCGACTGGGCATATGATTCAAGCAGCGACTACGTGCATTGGAACAACTACAACTTTAACTGGTACCTCAGCCGATACGTCAACAGCCGCGATTACCGCTACTACTACGAGTCGAACCATTACACCGCTACGCAAGGTGACTATCTGCTGGACAACATTTGCGACGCCGCCAAGGACAAAGGCATCGTGATCTGGGCCATCGGGTTCGAGGTCGACGAACACGGCGCCAATGAAATGAAGAACTGCGCGTCGACACCCAGCCACTTCTTCCGGGTTGAGGGCGTCGAGATCACCGAAGCGTTCAAGGCCATTGCCCGCACCATCAACCAATTGAGGCTGACACAATGA
- a CDS encoding NAD(P)-dependent oxidoreductase: protein MSQLKRTGWDRAGTVLKTGSLSMKIGFIGLGNVGGKLAGSLIRNGQNVVVHDLDSTLVAQKVADGAIAGHDPAQMMRDCDAVITCLPSPAASAAVVQEMLPQVSEGKIWIEMSTTDASEIKRLAGLVAAQGGKAVDCPVSGGCHRADTGNISIYAGCDRGTFERVLPVLTYMGRRILHVGEIGTASTLKVMTNYLATANLLTLCEALTVMKASGVDLGLTYEAIAMSSGNSFVHETESQLILSGSRDVNFTMDLIQKDIGLFQKLADDAGVPLEISPLMIGMMTDGQARYGARAQSDRMIERLEEATGLRILADGFPQELIDDELEERGYEVPRRH from the coding sequence ATGTCGCAATTGAAACGGACAGGATGGGATCGGGCGGGGACAGTTCTCAAAACAGGGAGCTTGAGTATGAAAATCGGGTTTATCGGTCTGGGCAATGTGGGTGGCAAATTGGCGGGCAGTTTGATCCGCAACGGTCAGAACGTGGTGGTGCATGATCTGGATTCCACCTTGGTGGCGCAAAAGGTGGCGGACGGGGCCATCGCAGGGCACGACCCTGCGCAAATGATGCGCGATTGCGATGCTGTCATCACTTGTCTGCCCTCGCCTGCAGCATCGGCGGCGGTGGTGCAAGAGATGTTGCCGCAGGTCAGCGAGGGAAAGATCTGGATCGAGATGTCCACGACCGATGCGTCCGAGATCAAGCGCCTTGCCGGTCTGGTGGCCGCACAAGGCGGCAAAGCGGTTGATTGCCCCGTGTCGGGCGGATGCCACCGTGCAGATACAGGCAATATTTCGATCTATGCGGGCTGCGACCGTGGCACATTCGAACGGGTGCTGCCGGTGCTGACCTATATGGGCCGGCGCATCCTTCATGTGGGCGAGATCGGCACAGCATCGACGTTGAAGGTGATGACCAACTATCTGGCCACGGCCAATCTGCTGACCCTATGCGAGGCGCTGACGGTGATGAAGGCGTCTGGCGTTGATCTGGGGCTGACCTATGAGGCGATCGCCATGTCGTCGGGCAACAGCTTTGTGCATGAAACCGAAAGCCAGCTGATCTTGTCGGGCTCGCGCGATGTGAATTTTACGATGGACCTGATCCAGAAAGACATTGGCCTGTTTCAAAAGCTGGCAGATGACGCAGGCGTGCCGCTGGAAATCTCTCCGTTGATGATCGGGATGATGACCGACGGGCAAGCCCGCTATGGCGCGCGGGCGCAGTCTGATCGCATGATTGAACGGCTGGAAGAGGCGACGGGGCTGCGTATTCTGGCCGACGGTTTCCCGCAAGAACTGATCGACGACGAGCTGGAAGAGCGCGGTTATGAGGTGCCACGCCGTCACTGA
- a CDS encoding MFS transporter — protein MTISNTTNLPFASPRLAFPLLALVQAILIFTITLISVPLPLIGREFGLDTAELVLLQVSYGLPYSGLLLLGGGLSDRFGGTPVLHIGLWIFGLSSLGAALSTSFEQLVAMRAVQGMAAAMIAPAAVAHVAVLYPDAQDFDRAMARWGGVSVLGAAAGTVLSGVLTTWVSWRWMFAVPCVTVFVALVLRGRVFPVVQAHALQGRLDVLGAVLALLAFVSGGYALSMGSEHSWLSASVAGAGILAVLAMAGFVWWERRAALPLLPPDFFDDRRRVIGSLGILLAAASMGLVTFILALYLQDGPGWSPLATAMAMVPYLAVLVLGGVPATGAVLRLGAARAMVLGLCLAVVGLGLLSGFGPDYLAQILPGLVILPAGTSLMFASSAVLLTQGMAPERMGLAAGVMNTAMELGPTAGMAGFLAFTALRHELKDGWSLALMAAAGVALMIALYAALGQKERGNG, from the coding sequence ATGACCATCTCGAATACCACCAATCTCCCGTTTGCTTCGCCAAGGCTTGCTTTCCCGCTGCTGGCTCTGGTGCAAGCGATCCTGATTTTCACCATCACCCTCATCAGCGTACCTCTGCCACTTATTGGCAGGGAATTCGGACTCGACACCGCCGAACTCGTACTGCTGCAGGTGTCCTATGGTTTGCCGTATAGTGGCCTGCTTCTCCTTGGGGGCGGGCTCAGCGACCGGTTCGGCGGCACGCCCGTCCTGCACATTGGCTTATGGATTTTCGGACTCAGTTCTCTTGGTGCGGCGCTCTCCACGTCCTTCGAACAACTCGTGGCGATGCGGGCCGTGCAAGGCATGGCTGCTGCAATGATCGCTCCCGCTGCAGTCGCACATGTCGCAGTACTTTACCCCGATGCGCAGGACTTTGATCGTGCCATGGCACGTTGGGGAGGCGTATCGGTCCTCGGTGCCGCAGCCGGAACCGTGCTGTCAGGCGTACTGACGACTTGGGTTTCCTGGCGCTGGATGTTTGCTGTGCCCTGCGTGACAGTGTTTGTCGCCCTGGTTCTGCGCGGACGCGTATTCCCGGTAGTACAGGCGCACGCACTGCAAGGTCGGCTGGATGTACTCGGCGCAGTCCTCGCGCTATTGGCTTTCGTGAGTGGAGGTTATGCGCTGAGCATGGGCAGCGAACACAGTTGGCTGTCTGCCTCGGTCGCTGGCGCCGGTATTCTGGCCGTGTTGGCCATGGCGGGGTTCGTCTGGTGGGAACGTCGCGCCGCCCTACCGCTTCTGCCGCCAGATTTTTTTGATGACCGTCGGCGAGTAATTGGCAGTTTGGGCATTCTCCTTGCGGCGGCCAGCATGGGGCTCGTGACATTCATTCTAGCGCTTTATCTGCAGGACGGGCCGGGTTGGAGTCCGTTGGCCACGGCGATGGCCATGGTTCCCTATCTTGCCGTGCTGGTCCTTGGCGGCGTCCCAGCGACCGGAGCTGTCCTACGGCTCGGCGCCGCTCGCGCGATGGTTCTCGGCCTCTGCCTTGCGGTGGTGGGGCTCGGGCTGCTTTCTGGTTTCGGACCTGACTATCTCGCCCAGATCTTGCCGGGCTTGGTGATCCTTCCGGCCGGGACGTCACTGATGTTTGCCTCATCTGCGGTGCTGCTCACCCAAGGCATGGCGCCCGAGCGAATGGGGCTCGCCGCCGGCGTCATGAACACGGCGATGGAACTCGGCCCCACTGCCGGCATGGCCGGGTTCCTCGCTTTTACCGCGCTGCGGCACGAACTCAAGGACGGCTGGTCCTTGGCTCTGATGGCCGCAGCGGGTGTTGCATTGATGATCGCGCTCTACGCGGCGCTCGGGCAGAAGGAGCGCGGGAATGGGTGA
- a CDS encoding sarcosine oxidase subunit beta family protein codes for MGFDRLTKGFSGLRVLKEGLTGNKGWTPHWRDPAPKPEYDIIIIGGGGHGLATAHYLASQHGITNVAVLEKGYLGGGNVGRNTTIVRANYMLPGNSEFYSHSLKLWEGLEEDLNYNVMHSQRGIINLFHSDGQRDAYARRGNQMIAQGDDAILLDRAGVQKELPYLDFDQTRFPIYGGLYHKRGGTARHDAVAWGFARSADSRGVDLIQQCEVTGIDIENGAVRGVQTTRGAIRAKKIGIVVAGRSSQVAAMAGMRLPIESHILQAFVTEGLKPCIDHVVTYGSGHFYISQSDKGGLVFGGDLDMYSSYASRGNLPTAEHVVEAAMTLMPMIGKARMLRSWGGIMDMSPDGSPVIDRTHIDGLYVNCGWCYGGFKATPGSGHTFAHLLATDAPHPVAARHRLDRFRTGRGILDEEATGSQHNLH; via the coding sequence ATGGGCTTTGATCGGCTGACAAAAGGGTTCTCGGGCCTGCGGGTTTTGAAAGAAGGCCTGACAGGCAACAAGGGGTGGACCCCGCACTGGCGTGATCCCGCGCCCAAACCCGAATACGACATTATTATTATCGGCGGCGGCGGTCACGGTTTGGCCACGGCACATTATCTGGCATCGCAGCATGGCATCACCAACGTGGCTGTGCTGGAAAAAGGATACCTTGGCGGTGGCAACGTGGGCCGCAACACCACCATTGTGCGGGCAAACTATATGCTGCCCGGCAATTCGGAATTTTACAGCCACTCGCTGAAACTGTGGGAGGGGCTGGAGGAAGACCTGAATTACAACGTGATGCATTCCCAGCGTGGCATCATCAACTTGTTCCATTCGGACGGCCAGCGCGACGCCTATGCGCGGCGCGGCAACCAGATGATCGCCCAAGGCGACGATGCGATTCTGCTGGACCGTGCCGGCGTGCAAAAAGAACTGCCCTATCTGGATTTCGACCAGACCCGTTTTCCGATCTATGGCGGGCTGTACCATAAACGCGGCGGTACTGCGCGGCACGATGCAGTTGCATGGGGCTTTGCCCGCAGCGCCGACAGCCGTGGGGTGGACCTGATCCAGCAATGCGAAGTGACCGGCATCGACATTGAAAACGGCGCCGTGCGCGGGGTGCAAACCACACGCGGCGCGATCCGTGCCAAAAAGATCGGTATCGTTGTGGCGGGACGTTCGAGTCAGGTGGCGGCGATGGCGGGCATGCGGTTGCCGATTGAAAGCCACATCTTGCAGGCCTTTGTCACCGAGGGGCTAAAGCCGTGCATCGACCATGTGGTCACCTATGGCTCGGGTCACTTTTATATCAGCCAGTCGGACAAGGGCGGGCTGGTCTTTGGTGGCGATCTGGACATGTATTCCAGCTATGCCAGCCGCGGCAACCTGCCCACCGCCGAACATGTGGTCGAAGCGGCGATGACCCTGATGCCGATGATCGGCAAGGCGCGAATGCTGCGCAGTTGGGGCGGGATCATGGATATGTCGCCTGACGGCTCGCCGGTGATTGATCGGACCCATATCGACGGGCTCTATGTGAACTGCGGCTGGTGCTATGGCGGGTTCAAGGCGACGCCGGGTTCGGGCCACACCTTTGCGCATCTGCTGGCCACCGACGCACCGCATCCGGTGGCGGCGCGGCACCGGTTGGACCGTTTCCGCACGGGGCGGGGGATTTTGGACGAAGAGGCCACAGGGTCTCAGCACAACCTGCACTAA
- a CDS encoding MarR family winged helix-turn-helix transcriptional regulator, translating to MTGAPTSRTTVAAAILMERLIRDAYPARHSSEIQPLQWSILRYLARVPEDQRQLSRIAPFLNLTAAPVARALTTLAQRGMLTQRVSETDSRIKTITLTELGVDALRQDPIISVASRIDTLPENERRDFIKSIRSIALGVTHPPKPVDDDSADTDTFS from the coding sequence ATGACCGGGGCCCCGACATCCAGAACCACGGTGGCGGCTGCCATCTTGATGGAACGGTTGATCCGTGACGCCTATCCTGCGCGTCACTCGTCAGAAATTCAGCCGTTGCAGTGGTCCATCCTGCGGTATCTGGCCCGCGTGCCCGAAGACCAGCGGCAACTCAGCCGCATCGCGCCGTTCCTGAACCTGACCGCAGCCCCCGTTGCCCGCGCCCTGACGACGCTGGCGCAAAGAGGTATGCTTACGCAGCGCGTCAGCGAAACCGACAGCCGGATCAAGACGATAACCCTGACGGAATTAGGGGTTGATGCCTTGCGCCAAGATCCTATCATCTCAGTAGCTTCACGAATTGATACCTTACCCGAGAATGAGCGGAGGGACTTTATCAAGTCCATCCGGTCGATCGCATTGGGCGTGACACACCCTCCCAAACCAGTGGATGATGACAGTGCCGACACAGATACTTTTAGTTGA
- a CDS encoding helix-turn-helix domain-containing protein, translating into MLDISELSRRTGFPASKLRYYEEIGLIRSIGRKGLKRLFEEEVTTRLALISLGQTAGFSLTEIRRLIGAEGQPALDLAALGQRAETIDQQISELTVLRDGIRHIMNCSAENHLECPRFKRIMRVALKRRA; encoded by the coding sequence ATGCTCGACATTTCCGAATTGTCCCGCCGCACTGGGTTTCCCGCCTCGAAGCTACGCTATTACGAAGAGATCGGACTGATCCGATCTATTGGGCGCAAGGGACTAAAAAGGCTGTTCGAAGAGGAGGTAACCACGCGTTTGGCGCTGATATCGCTTGGACAGACGGCTGGCTTTTCGTTGACCGAAATACGCAGGCTGATCGGGGCCGAGGGCCAACCGGCGCTGGATCTTGCCGCGCTTGGCCAGAGGGCCGAAACGATCGACCAACAGATCAGCGAGCTGACGGTCCTACGGGACGGCATTCGCCATATTATGAACTGCTCCGCGGAGAACCACCTGGAGTGTCCGCGATTCAAGCGCATCATGCGCGTGGCTCTAAAACGGAGGGCCTGA
- a CDS encoding TadE/TadG family type IV pilus assembly protein: protein MMRVMKKGLRKFRKDESGFMVVEFALAIPLIFTMFMTSVELGIYTTRQMFLDRGMEMTIRLVRLNTARQYTHNELKDMICEFSGFLPDCNTRLRLEMNEVNMRAFTGFQGTADCVDTSEPITPLRTFSRGSDHSVMLMRGCYMFDPVFRLTGLGEGFTKNGAGHAKMVSVAAFVQEPR from the coding sequence ATGATGCGCGTCATGAAAAAGGGGCTGCGCAAGTTCCGGAAGGACGAAAGCGGGTTCATGGTTGTCGAATTCGCGCTTGCGATCCCGCTGATCTTTACCATGTTCATGACCTCGGTCGAACTGGGCATCTACACCACCCGCCAGATGTTTCTGGACCGCGGCATGGAGATGACCATTCGTCTGGTCCGCTTGAACACAGCAAGGCAATACACCCACAACGAACTCAAAGACATGATTTGCGAATTCTCCGGCTTTCTGCCTGATTGCAACACCCGTTTGCGGTTGGAAATGAACGAAGTGAACATGCGGGCCTTTACCGGCTTTCAGGGCACTGCCGATTGCGTTGACACATCCGAGCCGATCACCCCCCTGCGCACCTTCTCGCGCGGGTCGGACCATTCGGTCATGCTGATGCGCGGGTGCTATATGTTTGATCCGGTGTTCCGCCTGACCGGCTTGGGTGAAGGCTTTACCAAAAATGGTGCAGGCCATGCCAAAATGGTCAGTGTTGCCGCCTTTGTTCAGGAGCCGCGCTAA
- a CDS encoding Glu/Leu/Phe/Val family dehydrogenase, protein MSNVQEPSFRDSVDLMFNRAVALMDLPPGLEEKIRVCNATYTVRFGVRLRGKIQTFTGYRSVHSEHMEPVKGGIRYSLGVNQDEVEALAALMTYKCALVEAPFGGSKGGLCIDPREYEEHELELITRRFAYELAKRDLIHPSQNVPAPDMGTGEREMAWIADQYARMNTTDINAKACVTGKPPHAGGIQGRVEATGRGVQYALQEFFRHPQDVAKANLTGTLRGKRVVVQGLGNVGYHAAKFLSEEDGALVTGIIERDGALIDPKGINVEAVSSWIRHHGGVTGYADATYVEEGVSVLEAECDILIPAALEGVINLSNAERVKAPLIIEAANGPVTAGADDILRERGCVIIPDMYANAGGVTVSYFEWVKNLSHIRFGRMGRRQEEARHQLIVEELERLSKDKDLGWSLSPDFKTKYLRGAGELELVRSGLEDTMRTAYQAMAEVWRSRDDVKDLRTAAYLVSIDRVATSYRAKGL, encoded by the coding sequence ATGAGCAACGTGCAAGAACCGAGTTTCCGCGACAGTGTGGATTTGATGTTCAACAGGGCGGTGGCTTTGATGGACCTTCCGCCCGGGCTTGAAGAAAAGATACGGGTTTGCAACGCGACCTACACGGTGCGCTTTGGCGTGCGCCTGCGCGGCAAGATCCAGACTTTCACCGGCTACCGTTCGGTTCACTCTGAACATATGGAGCCGGTCAAAGGCGGTATTCGCTATTCGCTGGGCGTGAACCAGGACGAGGTCGAGGCGCTGGCGGCGCTGATGACGTATAAATGCGCATTGGTCGAGGCACCCTTTGGCGGTTCCAAGGGCGGACTTTGCATCGACCCGCGTGAATACGAAGAACACGAGCTTGAACTGATCACCCGACGCTTTGCCTATGAACTGGCCAAACGCGACCTGATCCATCCCAGCCAGAACGTACCGGCCCCCGACATGGGCACCGGCGAGCGCGAGATGGCATGGATCGCCGACCAATACGCGCGGATGAACACGACCGATATCAACGCCAAGGCCTGCGTCACCGGAAAACCCCCCCACGCGGGCGGCATTCAGGGCCGGGTCGAGGCAACGGGGCGTGGCGTGCAATATGCGTTGCAAGAGTTTTTCCGCCACCCGCAAGACGTGGCCAAGGCGAACCTGACCGGAACGCTTAGGGGCAAGCGCGTGGTTGTGCAGGGTCTGGGCAACGTGGGCTACCATGCTGCCAAATTCCTGTCGGAAGAAGACGGCGCGCTGGTTACCGGCATCATCGAACGCGATGGCGCATTGATTGATCCCAAGGGTATCAACGTCGAGGCTGTCTCGAGCTGGATCCGCCATCATGGCGGCGTTACGGGCTATGCCGATGCCACCTATGTCGAAGAAGGCGTTTCAGTGCTTGAGGCCGAGTGCGACATTCTGATCCCCGCTGCACTTGAGGGCGTGATCAACCTGAGCAACGCAGAGCGCGTCAAAGCACCGCTGATCATCGAGGCCGCGAACGGCCCCGTGACGGCGGGTGCCGACGACATCCTGCGCGAAAGGGGCTGCGTCATCATTCCCGACATGTATGCCAACGCAGGCGGTGTGACGGTGTCCTATTTTGAATGGGTCAAAAACCTCAGTCACATCCGATTTGGCCGCATGGGTCGCCGTCAGGAAGAGGCACGGCATCAACTGATCGTGGAAGAGCTTGAACGGCTGTCCAAGGACAAAGATCTGGGCTGGAGCCTGTCACCCGACTTCAAGACCAAATACCTGCGCGGCGCGGGCGAACTTGAACTGGTGCGCTCGGGTCTCGAAGATACGATGCGCACCGCTTATCAGGCGATGGCCGAGGTCTGGCGTTCGCGTGACGACGTCAAAGATTTGCGCACCGCTGCCTATCTGGTGTCGATCGATCGGGTGGCGACCAGCTATCGCGCCAAAGGTCTTTGA
- a CDS encoding sarcosine oxidase subunit delta gives MRLPCPICGERDRREFYYQGAAVALNRPAPDADAAEWEDYVHLRDNQPGDLDELWSHDAGCGAWLVVTRNTVTHAVSGAKLVSEAAR, from the coding sequence ATGCGCTTGCCTTGTCCGATTTGCGGAGAACGGGACCGCCGCGAGTTTTACTATCAGGGGGCGGCTGTGGCGCTGAACCGGCCTGCGCCGGATGCCGATGCGGCCGAGTGGGAAGACTATGTCCACCTGCGCGACAACCAGCCCGGTGATCTGGACGAGTTGTGGAGCCATGACGCAGGCTGTGGTGCATGGCTGGTGGTCACACGCAATACGGTAACACACGCGGTTTCGGGTGCCAAACTGGTGTCGGAGGCGGCACGATGA
- a CDS encoding FkbM family methyltransferase, whose amino-acid sequence MSDTYKRHRRNLKANLAYYLQPGLSKARIKSFLFKLMPYKSDVPLVRIGGAADGGYLVPDVLDGLVACFSPGVSESMDFDMDMMNRGVPSFMADASVDGLVEDHPLATFDKLFIGPKTDGEFITLDDWVARYAPKSGDMILQMDIEGAEFTTLPTVSDTTLSRFRIVVLELHNMGRVFRAGKLAEYEAMMDKLLCHYTVVHTHVNNCAPLVTAAGINVPPVLELTLLRHDFVKNAQLQTNLPHPLDKPNVSNREDYTLPSDWAAYKS is encoded by the coding sequence TTGTCCGATACCTACAAACGCCATCGCCGCAATCTCAAAGCTAACCTCGCGTATTACCTGCAGCCCGGACTTTCCAAGGCCCGGATCAAATCCTTTCTCTTCAAACTGATGCCGTACAAATCCGATGTGCCCTTGGTTCGCATCGGCGGTGCAGCCGACGGGGGCTATCTGGTGCCCGATGTGCTGGACGGTCTGGTGGCTTGCTTCTCTCCAGGCGTCAGCGAATCGATGGATTTTGACATGGATATGATGAACCGAGGCGTTCCGTCTTTCATGGCCGATGCCTCGGTTGACGGATTGGTGGAAGACCACCCGCTTGCCACATTCGACAAATTATTCATCGGTCCCAAAACAGATGGCGAATTCATTACGCTTGATGACTGGGTCGCGCGCTACGCTCCGAAGAGCGGTGATATGATATTGCAAATGGACATCGAAGGGGCCGAATTTACGACCTTGCCAACGGTCAGCGACACCACATTATCTCGATTTCGCATCGTCGTGCTTGAACTGCACAATATGGGACGCGTGTTTCGCGCAGGTAAACTTGCAGAATACGAAGCGATGATGGACAAATTGTTATGTCATTACACTGTCGTCCACACTCATGTGAATAACTGCGCACCACTTGTCACGGCTGCTGGCATCAACGTACCGCCGGTTCTTGAGCTAACCCTGCTCAGACATGATTTCGTCAAAAACGCGCAACTGCAAACCAACTTGCCGCATCCGTTAGATAAGCCCAACGTATCCAACCGTGAAGATTACACACTGCCTTCGGATTGGGCAGCATACAAAAGTTGA
- a CDS encoding response regulator, translating to MTVPTQILLVEDDPAVRSLIVKFLTQGGADVHEADSPDQARKVLAERTDIDLAILDFWLGNDNAVGLMDDLHSDLKGIPIIIISGGNPATDLETTQAIADISGAVAFVQKPFLRAELLSAVAAALR from the coding sequence ATGACAGTGCCGACACAGATACTTTTAGTTGAAGATGATCCCGCCGTTCGCAGTCTGATTGTAAAATTTCTGACACAGGGTGGCGCAGACGTACACGAGGCTGACAGCCCCGATCAGGCCCGAAAAGTGCTGGCGGAACGAACCGACATCGACCTCGCAATTCTCGATTTCTGGCTGGGAAATGACAATGCAGTCGGATTGATGGACGACCTTCACTCCGATCTGAAAGGCATTCCAATCATTATTATTTCCGGCGGAAACCCTGCCACGGACCTTGAGACAACCCAAGCCATTGCCGACATCAGCGGTGCGGTCGCATTCGTGCAAAAACCGTTCCTCAGGGCGGAACTATTGAGCGCAGTTGCCGCTGCGTTGCGTTAA
- a CDS encoding DUF2938 domain-containing protein: MGDTLLDAVVVGIGATLVMDLVAVILKRGLGIQPLNYALVGRWFVYLTRGQVFHRPITKSPTVGGEKPIGWCLHYLIGIVFTAVFLIWTGEGSSAVPRLVPALAFGALTVLAPFLVLQPGMGAGLAARCTPRPGISRLKSLVAHLSFGAGIWLAGRCWSALV; the protein is encoded by the coding sequence ATGGGTGACACGCTTCTCGACGCTGTTGTCGTCGGTATCGGCGCCACATTGGTCATGGACTTGGTGGCGGTGATCCTGAAACGCGGCCTAGGCATTCAACCGCTCAACTATGCCCTTGTCGGACGCTGGTTCGTCTACCTCACGCGGGGGCAAGTGTTCCATCGTCCGATTACCAAGAGCCCGACGGTCGGAGGCGAAAAGCCGATCGGCTGGTGCTTGCATTATCTGATCGGGATCGTGTTCACTGCCGTGTTCCTGATCTGGACCGGAGAGGGCTCGTCTGCAGTTCCTCGTCTCGTGCCGGCGCTTGCGTTCGGTGCGCTGACCGTATTGGCACCATTTCTCGTCCTTCAGCCGGGCATGGGGGCTGGACTGGCTGCACGTTGTACACCTCGTCCGGGTATATCGCGCCTGAAAAGCCTGGTGGCACATCTCAGTTTCGGCGCAGGCATCTGGCTGGCGGGAAGGTGCTGGTCCGCCTTAGTCTGA